A genomic window from Martelella lutilitoris includes:
- a CDS encoding sensor domain-containing protein, protein MATRKARRYERHIAGVVLAAFMFVAAAATGLKAQVPVIRLPDFFEDSPVAMLLIEPMNGRILAANHAAQTLYGWSSDEFRRLFVSDLNQMSEDKIKVQLDNARTGNQHYFLFPHRFKDGTIHTVRTFSWPIILEQKTRLFSVIAEAHDVRSGGEPLAAYSSNLEDAVRQKSAELRATDGLLNLTLISAIAVLSGIVIILGIVLIRGRRLVRALGRQHLLLRVVIDAIPDQIYFKRPDGTLEACNQAAAEFVGMPAEMIVGKTDREIFGHSTDALLMQQVFSDVNNQGKLINQGEVTNPAGRKYTLEMIKAPVIDTRGERLGSVSVWRDVTERRRTEARVEALAYYDPLTKLANRAKAQEVLLGFLATHKVNQQFMAIAIFDLDSFAAVNSIFGHNIGDALLKTTGRRLSNNIDAGSFTARLSSDEFVVFLTALGGDEARAREAAHEKIEDLHACLSRQATINGNQITPSASAGAVLVGPSSEGAEEELRRADLAMHNAKSRGRGSINWFHSGMVDDLVARFDVETALEKALQSDGFRLFLQPKIIADAPGRHFEVLLRLDHPERGIVGPGSFIAVAEATGLIVPIGAWVLEESCRMLAENPDLHLAVNVSVRQFLREKFVDDLASLLDHHQFDPERLTLEMTESLMIANFDLALAQLRKIRALRIRLSIDDFGTGYSALVYLKQFPLNELKIDKTFIAGVPHDSSDTSLVELIITMAHHLGISIVAEGVETREQEAWLRSQGCEGLQGFLFSPPQPASYYLKT, encoded by the coding sequence TTGGCAACGAGAAAGGCGCGACGATACGAACGGCATATTGCCGGCGTTGTGCTGGCGGCCTTCATGTTTGTGGCGGCGGCCGCGACCGGGCTCAAGGCTCAGGTTCCCGTCATTCGCCTTCCCGACTTCTTCGAGGACAGTCCCGTGGCGATGCTGCTGATCGAGCCGATGAACGGCAGGATCCTTGCAGCCAATCATGCCGCTCAAACCTTGTACGGCTGGAGTTCCGACGAATTCAGGAGGCTGTTCGTCTCCGATCTCAACCAGATGTCGGAGGACAAGATCAAGGTCCAGCTGGACAATGCGCGCACGGGCAACCAGCACTATTTCCTCTTTCCGCACCGTTTCAAGGACGGCACGATCCATACGGTGCGGACATTTTCCTGGCCGATCATCCTGGAGCAGAAGACGCGGCTCTTCTCGGTCATCGCGGAAGCCCATGACGTGCGCTCCGGAGGGGAGCCGCTGGCGGCCTATTCGTCAAACCTTGAGGATGCCGTGCGCCAGAAATCAGCGGAGTTGCGCGCGACCGACGGCCTTTTGAACCTGACGCTCATTTCCGCGATCGCCGTGCTTTCCGGCATCGTGATCATTCTCGGCATCGTCCTTATCCGCGGGCGGCGGCTGGTGCGCGCGCTCGGCCGTCAGCACCTGCTCCTGCGCGTCGTGATCGACGCCATCCCCGACCAGATCTATTTCAAGAGGCCGGACGGCACGCTGGAGGCCTGCAACCAGGCGGCTGCGGAGTTTGTCGGCATGCCGGCGGAGATGATCGTCGGCAAGACCGACCGCGAGATTTTCGGGCACAGCACCGACGCGCTCCTGATGCAGCAGGTCTTCTCCGATGTGAACAACCAGGGCAAGCTGATCAACCAGGGCGAGGTCACCAATCCGGCCGGGCGCAAATATACGCTCGAGATGATCAAGGCGCCGGTCATTGATACGCGCGGCGAGCGGCTCGGCTCCGTCAGCGTCTGGCGCGATGTCACCGAGCGACGGCGCACGGAAGCCAGGGTCGAGGCGCTTGCCTATTATGATCCCCTGACGAAGCTGGCGAACCGCGCCAAGGCGCAGGAAGTGCTGCTCGGCTTCCTCGCCACGCACAAGGTCAATCAACAGTTCATGGCGATCGCGATTTTCGACCTCGACAGCTTCGCCGCCGTGAATTCGATCTTCGGCCACAATATCGGCGACGCGCTTCTGAAAACCACGGGCAGGCGCCTCAGCAACAATATCGACGCCGGCTCCTTCACGGCGCGCCTTTCCAGCGACGAATTCGTGGTGTTCCTGACCGCGCTCGGCGGGGATGAGGCCAGGGCGCGCGAAGCGGCGCATGAGAAGATAGAGGACCTGCACGCCTGCCTTTCGCGCCAGGCCACCATCAATGGCAACCAGATTACGCCGAGCGCCAGCGCCGGCGCGGTTCTGGTCGGCCCTTCCTCGGAAGGGGCGGAGGAAGAATTGCGACGCGCCGACCTCGCCATGCACAACGCCAAGTCGCGCGGGCGCGGCAGCATCAACTGGTTCCACAGCGGCATGGTCGACGATCTCGTCGCCCGCTTCGATGTCGAAACCGCGCTGGAAAAAGCCCTGCAGAGCGACGGGTTCAGGCTGTTCCTGCAGCCGAAGATCATCGCCGATGCCCCGGGACGGCATTTCGAGGTTCTGCTGCGGCTCGACCATCCCGAGCGCGGCATCGTCGGCCCCGGCAGCTTCATCGCCGTGGCGGAGGCGACGGGACTGATCGTCCCCATCGGCGCATGGGTCCTCGAGGAATCCTGCAGGATGCTCGCGGAAAACCCCGACCTGCACCTCGCCGTCAACGTTTCGGTCCGCCAGTTCCTCCGGGAGAAATTCGTCGACGACCTTGCATCGCTTCTCGATCATCACCAGTTCGATCCCGAGCGGTTGACGCTGGAGATGACGGAAAGCCTGATGATTGCCAATTTCGACCTGGCGCTCGCGCAACTCAGGAAGATCAGGGCGCTCAGAATCAGGCTGTCGATCGACGATTTCGGCACCGGCTATTCCGCGCTTGTCTATCTCAAGCAGTTCCCGCTGAACGAACTGAAGATCGACAAGACATTCATTGCTGGCGTACCGCATGACAGCAGCGACACGTCCCTTGTGGAGTTGATCATCACCATGGCCCACCATCTTGGCATATCGATCGTGGCCGAGGGCGTGGAGACGCGTGAACAGGAAGCATGGTTGCGCAGTCAGGGTTGCGAAGGCCTGCAGGGCTTTCTCTTCAGCCCGCCCCAGCCGGCCTCCTACTATCTCAAAACCTGA
- the pncA gene encoding bifunctional nicotinamidase/pyrazinamidase: MKALLLVDIQNGFCPGGNLAVADGDAVVPVANRLIRDGGYDVIAASQDWHPEGHGSFASVHPGRKPFDMGELGGKPQVMWPDHCVQNTEDAAFHPDLDIAAVDYIQRKGENPAIDSYSAFRDNEHHAVTGLADYLRQKNATVVDIAGLALDFCVKFTALDAREMLPGVTVRVILEGCRGISEDGVEQALAEMREAGVEIIDLGTATGGKRP; this comes from the coding sequence ATGAAAGCCCTTCTGCTTGTCGATATCCAGAACGGTTTCTGCCCGGGCGGCAACCTCGCCGTCGCCGACGGCGATGCCGTGGTACCGGTCGCCAACCGCCTGATCCGGGATGGCGGTTATGACGTCATTGCCGCCTCGCAGGACTGGCACCCGGAAGGCCATGGCTCCTTCGCCTCGGTCCATCCCGGCAGGAAGCCATTCGACATGGGCGAGCTTGGCGGAAAGCCACAGGTGATGTGGCCGGATCACTGCGTCCAGAACACCGAGGACGCCGCGTTCCATCCCGACCTCGACATTGCGGCGGTCGACTACATCCAGCGCAAGGGCGAGAACCCCGCGATCGATTCCTATTCGGCGTTCCGCGACAACGAGCATCATGCCGTTACCGGACTTGCCGACTACCTGCGGCAGAAGAACGCCACCGTGGTCGACATAGCCGGCCTAGCGCTCGACTTCTGCGTGAAGTTCACCGCGCTCGACGCCCGCGAGATGCTGCCCGGCGTGACGGTCCGCGTGATCCTCGAAGGCTGCCGCGGCATCAGCGAGGACGGTGTGGAACAGGCGCTCGCTGAAATGCGCGAGGCCGGCGTCGAGATCATCGATCTCGGGACCGCGACCGGCGGCAAGAGACCATAG
- a CDS encoding DUF1772 domain-containing protein: MTVLLLSAGFLMALLAGVFLSFSDFVMRGLAEAPDHAGAAGMVGLNRTVYRSVFMVLFTGFLPVAAALALLAFLQGAGPSRFLVLAGALAYYSGVFAVTGLGNVPMNRHLARVSARPDETAAYWPNYARRWTRLNHIRTGASGFAAACWLVAASMH; the protein is encoded by the coding sequence ATGACAGTATTGCTACTGAGCGCCGGTTTCCTGATGGCGCTGCTGGCCGGCGTCTTCCTCAGCTTCTCCGATTTCGTCATGCGGGGGCTTGCCGAGGCGCCCGACCATGCCGGAGCAGCCGGCATGGTCGGGCTGAACCGGACGGTCTATCGATCGGTCTTCATGGTTCTGTTCACCGGATTTCTGCCGGTCGCCGCGGCGCTGGCGCTGCTGGCCTTCCTGCAGGGCGCGGGGCCGTCGCGGTTTCTGGTCCTCGCCGGAGCGCTTGCCTATTATTCCGGCGTGTTCGCCGTCACCGGATTGGGCAATGTCCCGATGAACAGGCATCTTGCGCGGGTGTCCGCCCGGCCGGACGAGACGGCTGCCTACTGGCCGAACTACGCCCGGCGCTGGACGCGGCTGAACCATATCCGGACCGGAGCTTCGGGCTTCGCCGCGGCATGCTGGCTGGTTGCGGCGAGCATGCACTAG
- a CDS encoding NAD(P)-dependent oxidoreductase yields MKVIIFGATGSIGRLAAEEMIKAGHTVSAFARHPERLKLDHPDLNRFAGDALNAEEVLNAVAGHDAVVITLGAGTARRSVIRSQGTLNVIQAMQAHGVRRLICQSTLGARESWPNLNFWWKRVMFGALLAPVFRDHELQEQMVAASGLDWTIVRPSAFTDAATRRPVIEDVSPAARGLDLKIARADLARFLSRQLGETTYLGRAVGLSS; encoded by the coding sequence ATGAAAGTCATCATATTCGGAGCCACCGGCAGCATCGGCCGGCTCGCCGCGGAAGAAATGATCAAGGCCGGCCACACGGTCTCCGCCTTTGCCCGCCACCCGGAGAGATTGAAGCTCGACCACCCGGACCTCAACCGTTTCGCAGGCGATGCGCTGAACGCCGAAGAGGTGCTCAATGCGGTTGCCGGTCATGACGCCGTGGTGATCACCCTGGGCGCCGGAACCGCGCGCAGGAGTGTCATCCGCTCGCAAGGCACGCTGAACGTCATCCAGGCCATGCAGGCGCACGGTGTCCGGCGTCTGATCTGCCAGTCGACCCTTGGCGCACGGGAAAGCTGGCCGAACCTGAATTTCTGGTGGAAGCGGGTGATGTTCGGCGCGCTGCTGGCGCCGGTCTTTCGGGATCACGAGCTGCAAGAGCAAATGGTGGCGGCGAGCGGGCTCGACTGGACCATCGTCCGGCCTTCCGCCTTCACCGACGCGGCCACGCGCCGTCCCGTGATCGAGGATGTGTCGCCGGCAGCGCGCGGGCTGGACCTCAAGATCGCGCGGGCGGACCTTGCGCGTTTCCTTTCCCGTCAGCTGGGCGAAACCACCTATCTGGGCCGCGCCGTCGGTCTTTCGAGCTGA
- a CDS encoding TetR/AcrR family transcriptional regulator, producing the protein MSSQQTDTRSRILETTWKLLESGDTAVRMSDIAKAVGISRQALYLHFPNRAELLVATTRHIDSVKNVDQRLAPSRSARSGVERLHAFIEAWTGYIPEIHGISVALRSMRDSDREAAEAWDGRMRAVRHGCAAAIRAIAEDGRLAPELTEETATDLLWTLLSVENWECLVRACGWPQSHYADMTKKLAERALLAEAEPDHLPPAGVRRG; encoded by the coding sequence ATGTCAAGTCAGCAAACCGATACGCGATCGCGCATACTCGAAACCACCTGGAAGCTTCTGGAATCCGGAGACACGGCCGTGCGCATGTCCGATATCGCCAAGGCGGTCGGCATCAGCCGCCAGGCTCTCTACCTGCATTTTCCCAATCGCGCGGAGCTTCTGGTGGCCACGACACGGCACATCGACAGCGTCAAGAACGTCGACCAGCGCCTGGCGCCCAGCCGGTCTGCACGCTCGGGCGTGGAGCGTCTGCACGCCTTCATCGAGGCCTGGACCGGTTACATCCCCGAGATACACGGGATCTCGGTCGCGCTGCGCTCCATGCGTGACAGTGACAGGGAGGCGGCGGAAGCCTGGGACGGGCGGATGCGCGCGGTCCGCCATGGTTGCGCGGCCGCGATACGGGCAATCGCCGAAGACGGCCGCCTCGCGCCGGAGCTGACGGAAGAGACCGCGACAGACCTGCTCTGGACGCTGCTTTCGGTGGAAAACTGGGAGTGCCTGGTGCGCGCCTGCGGCTGGCCGCAATCACACTATGCGGACATGACGAAGAAGCTGGCAGAGCGGGCGCTGCTGGCTGAGGCCGAACCCGATCACCTGCCGCCTGCCGGCGTTCGCCGAGGGTAG
- a CDS encoding DUF2164 domain-containing protein produces the protein MIKLSAREKAALSERLRDYCAEELDCEIGTLQAELFAEVIAREFAPVFYNSGLRDAEALLMKRMESFGDEIAALEMPA, from the coding sequence ATGATTAAACTCAGCGCCCGCGAAAAGGCCGCTCTTTCGGAGCGGTTGAGGGACTACTGCGCCGAGGAGCTCGATTGCGAGATCGGCACGCTTCAGGCCGAGCTGTTTGCCGAAGTGATCGCGCGCGAATTCGCGCCGGTCTTCTACAACAGCGGCCTGCGCGACGCCGAGGCCCTGCTGATGAAGCGGATGGAAAGTTTCGGCGACGAGATCGCGGCGCTGGAAATGCCGGCCTGA
- a CDS encoding AzlC family ABC transporter permease, whose protein sequence is MRESSEFSSGLRSGIVPALSAAPFGMLFGAVSVTQGQSVFETALMSLTIFAGASQLVGVELFGQRVAPWLIIASIVAVNFRHVLYSAALTPVIAHFSLPKKLIAFFLMTDPQFAEALKRHEEEERVTFSWYLGAGLVLYVLWNIMTLIGATLGGFIKNPEALGLDILLPIYFLSLVMGFRKRPNYLPIVAASALGSILAYATVGSPWHVSIGALAGILLAALLPPGKTKEAAQ, encoded by the coding sequence TTGCGAGAGAGTTCAGAATTTTCAAGCGGCCTTCGCTCCGGCATCGTGCCGGCGCTTTCGGCCGCCCCCTTCGGCATGCTGTTCGGCGCGGTGTCCGTCACGCAGGGCCAGAGCGTCTTCGAAACGGCGTTGATGAGCCTGACGATCTTTGCCGGCGCCAGCCAGCTCGTCGGCGTCGAGCTTTTCGGCCAGCGGGTCGCGCCCTGGCTGATCATTGCCTCGATCGTGGCCGTGAACTTCCGCCATGTGCTCTATTCCGCCGCGCTGACGCCGGTCATCGCGCATTTCTCGCTGCCAAAAAAGCTGATCGCCTTCTTCCTGATGACCGATCCGCAATTCGCCGAAGCCCTCAAGCGCCACGAAGAGGAGGAGCGCGTCACCTTCTCCTGGTATCTCGGCGCGGGTCTCGTCCTCTATGTCCTCTGGAACATCATGACGCTGATCGGCGCAACGCTCGGCGGCTTCATCAAGAACCCGGAGGCGCTCGGACTCGACATCCTGCTGCCGATCTATTTCCTCAGCCTGGTCATGGGCTTCAGGAAACGGCCGAACTACCTGCCGATCGTCGCCGCAAGCGCGCTCGGATCGATCCTCGCCTATGCCACGGTCGGGTCTCCCTGGCATGTCAGCATCGGCGCGCTCGCCGGCATCCTGCTGGCCGCCCTCCTGCCGCCCGGCAAGACCAAGGAGGCGGCGCAATGA
- a CDS encoding AzlD family protein: MSDFTNDHMILVIFGAAVATYLTRIAGYVLLSVVSDIPPRAEAALNAIPAAVLTTLVAPAFYAGGWEGKLAIAAALLTGLRFKSPLPMIAVGWSVVMVCRYFIIG; this comes from the coding sequence ATGAGCGATTTCACCAATGACCACATGATTCTCGTCATTTTCGGCGCGGCGGTCGCCACCTATCTGACGCGCATTGCCGGCTATGTCCTGCTCTCGGTGGTCTCGGACATTCCCCCGCGCGCCGAAGCGGCGCTCAATGCCATACCGGCAGCGGTGCTGACGACGCTGGTGGCGCCTGCATTTTATGCCGGCGGCTGGGAAGGCAAGCTTGCGATCGCGGCAGCCCTTCTGACGGGGCTGCGTTTCAAGTCGCCATTGCCGATGATCGCTGTCGGCTGGTCGGTGGTGATGGTCTGCCGCTATTTTATCATCGGCTAG
- a CDS encoding aminopeptidase P family protein, whose translation MFQSFDVSARPEQAAPRIKALRDLFPSLGINAFLVPRTDEYQGEYVPPSAERLAFLTSFTGSAGVALVMAETAIVFVDGRYTSQLKIQTDPALIAGGDLVGCPPAAWLTENRPEGIRLGIDPWLHTPSEVERLKSALAEIGGELVLLPENPIDRIWQERPAPPATPVTVQPQKFAGKPAKEKLDDIAKAARDKRADAVLIADSTSVAWLFNIRGNDVAHTPAPLSRAIVKADGSAVLFLSPEKVSGEARAHIDDLAALEAPEAVSGRLAALAGEAVMLDRSAVPYACVELIEKAGGTVIDAPDPVVAARAIKNEGEQAGTRTAHLQDGAAMVSFLSWLDGEAPGAVSEIEAATKLEAARASVGERMQNPLRDISFDTISGAGPNAAIIHYRVTTETDRVLRDGEIYLVDSGAQYQNGTTDITRTLAIGAVDEEKCRFFTLVLKGMIALSAARFPAGTRGMDLDPLARIALWKAGVDYAHGTGHGVGSYLSVHEGPQRLSRLGSPELKPGMILSNEPGYYRPGAFGIRIENLLLVKAAEPVEGGEIPMLSFETLTWCPIDLRLVMAGLLTEEERDWLDAYHAETREKLMPLVADDWERAWLEAATRPLGAPCVHSDAQRTL comes from the coding sequence ATGTTTCAGTCCTTTGACGTTTCCGCCCGCCCGGAGCAGGCCGCCCCGCGCATCAAGGCCCTGCGCGATCTGTTTCCCTCCCTCGGCATCAACGCCTTTCTCGTGCCGCGCACGGATGAATACCAGGGCGAGTATGTGCCGCCGTCCGCCGAACGGCTCGCCTTCCTCACCAGCTTTACCGGGTCCGCCGGGGTGGCGCTGGTGATGGCGGAGACCGCGATTGTCTTCGTTGATGGCCGCTACACCTCGCAGCTGAAGATTCAGACCGACCCGGCGCTGATTGCCGGCGGCGATCTGGTCGGCTGCCCGCCTGCTGCATGGCTCACCGAAAACAGACCGGAAGGCATACGGCTCGGCATCGACCCGTGGCTGCATACGCCAAGCGAGGTCGAGCGGCTGAAGTCCGCGCTTGCCGAGATCGGCGGGGAGCTTGTCCTGCTTCCCGAAAACCCGATCGACCGGATCTGGCAGGAACGGCCCGCGCCGCCCGCAACGCCGGTGACCGTGCAGCCGCAGAAATTTGCCGGAAAGCCGGCGAAGGAGAAACTGGACGACATCGCGAAAGCTGCGCGCGACAAGCGGGCTGATGCGGTGCTGATCGCTGATTCGACCTCTGTTGCCTGGTTGTTCAACATTCGCGGCAATGATGTCGCCCATACGCCCGCACCGCTCTCGCGCGCGATCGTGAAGGCGGACGGCAGCGCCGTGCTGTTCCTCTCCCCCGAGAAGGTTTCCGGCGAGGCCAGGGCGCATATCGATGACCTTGCTGCGCTCGAAGCGCCCGAAGCCGTTTCTGGCCGTCTCGCGGCGCTTGCGGGCGAGGCGGTCATGCTCGACCGTTCCGCCGTGCCTTATGCCTGCGTCGAACTCATCGAGAAGGCGGGGGGCACGGTGATTGATGCGCCCGATCCGGTTGTCGCCGCCCGTGCGATCAAGAATGAGGGCGAACAGGCCGGCACGCGCACGGCGCATCTGCAGGACGGCGCGGCGATGGTTTCCTTCCTGAGCTGGCTTGACGGAGAGGCCCCCGGAGCCGTCAGCGAAATCGAGGCTGCGACGAAACTTGAGGCCGCGCGCGCTTCGGTGGGCGAGCGCATGCAGAACCCGCTGCGCGACATTTCCTTCGACACGATCTCCGGCGCGGGGCCGAACGCGGCGATCATTCACTACCGGGTGACCACCGAGACCGACCGGGTGCTTCGCGACGGCGAGATTTATCTGGTTGATTCCGGCGCGCAATACCAGAACGGCACGACCGATATCACCCGCACGCTTGCCATCGGGGCGGTGGACGAGGAGAAATGCAGGTTCTTCACGCTGGTGCTGAAGGGCATGATCGCGCTTTCGGCGGCCCGTTTTCCGGCAGGCACGCGCGGCATGGACCTCGATCCGCTGGCCCGCATCGCGCTGTGGAAGGCCGGCGTCGACTATGCCCATGGCACGGGCCACGGCGTTGGTTCCTATCTTTCCGTTCACGAGGGACCGCAGCGGCTTTCGCGGCTTGGAAGCCCGGAACTGAAGCCCGGCATGATCCTGTCGAACGAGCCCGGCTATTATCGTCCCGGCGCATTCGGTATCCGCATCGAAAACCTGCTTCTGGTGAAGGCGGCGGAGCCGGTCGAGGGCGGTGAGATCCCGATGCTCTCCTTCGAGACGCTGACCTGGTGCCCGATCGACCTGCGCCTCGTCATGGCCGGACTTCTGACAGAGGAGGAGCGTGACTGGCTCGACGCCTACCACGCCGAAACGCGCGAGAAGCTGATGCCGCTCGTTGCCGACGACTGGGAGCGGGCCTGGCTGGAAGCGGCGACCCGGCCGCTTGGAGCCCCATGCGTCCATTCGGACGCACAAAGGACGCTCTAA